A stretch of DNA from Sphingomonas sp. SORGH_AS_0879:
GCGGAGCCTCGAAAACTTCCCCTTCGGCGCGCGCGAGCAGATGCCCATCGGCATCGTCCATGCGCTGGCCATCGTCAAAAAGGCCGCCGCGCGAATCAATCGTGGCCATGGCCTTGCCCCCGAAAAGGCCGACGCCATCGAATCGGCGGCGCAGGAGGTGATCGACGGGCGGCATGACGACCAGTTCCCGCTGGTGATCTGGCAGACCGGCTCTGGCACCCAATCCAATATGAACGCCAATGAGGTGATCGCGGGCCGCGCCAACGAAATCCTCACCGGCACACGCGGCGGTAAGTCGCCTGTCCACCCCAATGACGATGTGAATCGCGGCCAGTCGTCCAACGACACCTTCCCGACCGCACTCCACGTCGCCGCCGCGCTGGCGGTGACGAAGCAGCTTTTTCCTGCTCTCGACCGGCTTCATGCCGCGCTGGATGCCAAGGCGAAGGAATGGGATACGATCGTCAAGATCGGCCGCACCCATTTGCAGGATGCGACCCCGTTGACGCTGGGTCAGGAATTTTCGGGTTACGTCCAGCAACTCGCCAATGCCCGCGACCGGATCGAGGGGACGCTCCACCGCAATATCCTGCCGCTCGCACAGGGCGGGACGGCGGTCGGCACCGGCCTCAACGCGCCCAACGGCTTTGCCGAGGCGATCGCGGCGGAGATCGCGGAGGCGACCGGGCTCGATTTCGTCACCGCGCCCAACAAGTTCGAGGCGCTGGCCAGCAATGACGGGCTGGTCGACCTGCACGGCACGCTCAACGTCCTGGCGGTGGCGCTGACCAAGATCGCCAACGACATCCGTTTGCTCGGCTCCGGCCCGCGTTCGGGGCTAGGCGAGTTGGAACTGCCCGCCAATGAACCGGGCAGCTCGATCATGCCGGGCAAGGTCAACCCGACCCAGTGCGAGATGCTGACCATGGTGGCCGCACAGGTGATCGGCAACAATGCCGCCGTCACGGTGGGCGGGTTGCAGGGGCATCTGGAACTCAACGTGTTCAAGCCGTTGATCGGTGCGAATGTGCTGCGGTCGATCCATCTGCTGGCGGTCGGGATGGAAAGCTTCGCGGAACGCACGGTCGAGGGGATGACGGTCAATCGCGACCGGATCACCGAATTGCTCGACCGCTCGCTGATGCTGGTGACCGCGCTGGCACCCGAGATCGGTTATGACAATGCCGCGAAGATCGCCAAACACGCGCATCACAAGGGGCAGACGCTGAAGGAGGCCGGGCTGGAACTGGGGCTGGTCGACGAGGCGACCTTCGACCGGGTGGTGCGGCCGGAGTTGATGCTGGGGCGGTGATCGCCGGGGTTTGGTGAACCAGATATCCGTTCAGCCTGAGCGAAGTCGAAGGCCAAGGGACTCCGCCGGCCAAGCCGCTATGGCAAAGCGTGCGCTTCGACTTCGCTCAGCGCGAACGGAAGGTGGGGTATCCCGGCGGGCTTACTCCCGATCCCATCCTTTGGCCGGATAGGCGGGCAGGGCGATTCGATAATGGATCGCCGCCCCGCGCAGCACGAACCCGGCCAGCGCCGCGATCGGCCCGGCCAGCGGCACGCCCAAGAACGTCAGGATGACATAACTGGTCGACGCCAGCGCGGCGGCGGTGACGTAGAGTTCGGGACGCATCAGGATGGACGGCTCGCCCGCGATCACGTCGCGGATGATCCCGCCGACACAGGCCGACACCACCCCCAGCATCGCCGCCGGGATGGGCGAGATCCCATAGCCGCTCGCCTTGGCCGCGCCGTACACGGCATAGGCCGCCAAGCCCACCGCATCGAACCAGTCGAGCGCGCTCCCCCGCCACCAGCGCTCGGGCGTCGCCCACACCGCGATCGCCGCCATCAGGCAGACCAGCGGCACGCGCGGATCATGCACCCAGAAGACCGGCGCATCGATCAACAGGTCGCGCAACGTCCCCCCGCCGACCCCGGTGATCAGCGCGAAGAAGACCAGCGTCACCATCGTCTGGCGATGCTTGGCGGCGACCAGCGCGCCCGAAACGGCGAACACCGCCAGCCCGGCAAGGTCGAGCCAGGGCATCACGGCGGGCAGCATGGCGGTCGGTTCGGGCAGCATCGCCACCGACCCTATAGCCCCTGTCCCGCACCGGAAAGGCCGTCCGCAAGATGAATGCGACGTTATCTCGCGTTCATGCAACGGACAGTAGAATATGGACGTTACGGCGTCAGATCATTTTGAAAGGAACAATGTCATGCGGAAATTGATGCTCGCCCTGGGTTGTACCGCGATGGTCGTCCCCTCGCTGGTGCTGCCGGCTACTGCCGCCGATGCGCAGCGTCGCTACAAGTATCGCGAATGGCGCGACGATCGCGGTCGCGTCCGCTGCCGCAAGCCCGATGGCACGACCGGTCTGGTCGTCGGCGGCGTCGCGGGTGCGCTGCTGGGGCGCACGATCGATACGCGCGGCGACCGGACGCTGGGCACGCTGGGCGGTGCCGCCGTCGGCGCGCTGGCGGGTCGCGAAGTCGAGCGCGGCACCAGCAACCGTCGCTGCCGCTAAATATCCACAGGCCGGTTTGACGGAAGACAAAAAGGACGTCGCCTTCGGGTGGCGTCCTTTTCTTTTGAAGGGAAGCAACTGTTGACGCTGTCCCGATCGTGAACGGCACGTAGTTTTCGGTTCACGCAACAGGCCGACAAAGATGCGCGTTTCATCCGCATCATCATCGGGAGTCCAGTCATGCATATCGCTCTCTTGTCGGCGACGATTGCCGCCACTGCCTTTGCCGCCATGCCCGTCGCTGCCCAGCGCAACGGATGGGAAGCACGCCAGGAATATCGCGAGGACGTTCGCGATGCCCGCCGCGAATATCGTGAAGATATCCGCGACGCGCGCAAGGATTATCGTCGCGATACGCGCAATGCCCGCTGGCGCAATTACGACTATAACCGGTTCGAGCCGGGCCAGCGCGGCTATGACCCCCAACGCTATTATCGTGATGGCCGTTTCTATCAGCCCCGCACACTGGGACGGAACGACCGCATCTATCGCGGGATGAACGGTCGCTATTATTGCCGCCGCAACGACGGCACCACGGGGCTGGTGATCGGCGGTCTGGCGGGCGGTGCGCTGGGCAACATCATCGCGGGCGGCGGTTCGCGCCTTCTGGGTACGGTGATCGGCGCGGGCGGCGGCGCGCTACTGGGCCAGCAGGTCGATCGCGGTCAGGTGCGCTGCCGCTGATCCGGCAGGCCGGACGATCGGGACGGCCCGGCGGGGAGACTCGCCGGGCCGTTGCTCGTTCAGATCAGGCCGCCACCCAGCATCAGGCGAAGGCCGAAGATCAGGATCAGGATCAGGTTGAGATTGCGCCCGCTGTTCCGCGACGACAGCGCGCCCACCGCCGCGCCGACGATCGCGATGGGGATGACGAACCAATAGCCCCAGGCGAAAAAGGGCAGGAACGGCACGATGCCGAGCATAAGCGCGACAAAGCCGATAAGGATCGAGAACAGGTTCAGCATGGCGGCAAGATGGCGTCGCTCTCGCCGATGCACAAGCGGCGGGCGGACGATCCCGCACCGGGACGCCGGGTTGGCAATGGGCGATTCGCCGTTAGGGATCGCGTGCCGACCTCATGCTAGGGAGAGGGGATGATGGCCATGTCGCGACGAGTCCTTGTTCCCCTGGGGTGTCTCCTGCTCGCGGGTTGCGGAAGCGGGCAGGATGACGATGCGCAACTCAACGCGCTCGACAAGGAACTGGCTGCGATGAACGACGGCAGTCCGATGCGCGACCCGCAACTGCGCGAGGCGCTGGCGGGGCAGATCATGGTCGATCCGGGCCTGACCCAAAGCGCCAACGCCAATGCGGTGCGCCCGCCGAACCAGCCCGTCAGCGACATGCTGCCCTCGCTGCCGCTGCCCGCCGATCCGGTCGATGCCAAGACGCTGAAATCCGCGCCGCTGGCCGCGCGCGACTGCCCCGAATGTCGCGCGTCCGCCGGAGCCTTCACGCTCGCCGCGAAGGCGGGACAGCAGGCGGGCAATGCCGCTTGCGTGGGCGGCCTGCGCTATTCGGCGGGCTGGGCGGGGCGTCTGCCCGCCGCGTTCGCCGTCTATCCGGGCGGTCAGGTGGCGGAGGCGGCGGGCAATGACGCACAGGGCTGTGCCTTGCGGATCGTCAGCATCCGCACCTCCGCCCCGGCGGCCAAGGTCATCGACTATTATTACACCCGCGCCTCGGGTGCGGGCTATTCCGCCGAGCACAAGATGGACGGCGCGCAGCATGTGCTGGGCGGCACGCGGGGGGATGCGGCCTATATGATCTACGCCATCGCGCGCACCGGGGGCGGCACCGATGTCGATCTGGTGGTGAAGGGCGGGTAGGGCACGACCTTGTTCCTCCCCTTGCAGGGGAGGAAAGAGGGGCCGTCGACGGCCGCTACGGCCCAAAACGCTTGTCCTTTGCGCCGAACGCGCGGTTGCGCTAGGGGAGCGGGATTATGTCACCGCTTCTACTCGTGATGCTGGGCGGCGCGCTGGGCTCGGGGGGACGGTATTGGACGGGGCGGGTGCTGACCGATGCACTCGGCGCCGGCTTTCCGTTCGGTACGCTGGCGGTCAACTGGATCGGCTGTCTCGCCATGGGCCTGCTCGCAGGCACGCTGGCGCGGATCGGTGGGCATGAGGGGTGGCGGCTGTTCATCGGCGTCGGGGTGCTGGGGGGCTATACGACCTTCTCCGCCTTTTCGCTGGACACCATCACGCTGATCGAGCGGGGGCAGGGGGCGGTGGCGCTCGCTTACGTCGCGCTGTCTGTATTGGGTTCGCTGGCCGCTTTGTGGGCCGGGCTTTCGTTGACGAGGATTTTCGCATGACGGACTCTGTCCGCCAATTCACGGTCGGCTATGACGATGACGGCATTCGGCTGGATCGCTGGTTCAAGCGGCATCTGCCCGAAACCAGCTTCACGACGGTCGCCAAATGGGCCCGCACCGGGCAGTTGCGCGTCGACGGCGCGCGCGCGACGCCGGGCGACCGCATCATCGCGGGCCAGGTGCTGCGCGTGCCCCCCGCCGAGCCCGCCCTGGTCGAGAACAGCAAGCCGACGATGCGCCCGCGCAACATCCTGTCCGAGGATGAAGAGGCGTTCGCGCGCGAGATGGTGATCCACAAGGATCGCGACGCGCTGGTCCTCAACAAGCCGCCGGGCCTGGCGACGCAGGGGGGGACCAAGACGACCACCCATGTCGACGGGCTGCTCGACGCGCTGCAATTCGAGGCGGAGGGGCGGCCCAAGCTGGTCCATCGGCTTGACAAGGACACCTCGGGCGCGCTGCTCGTCGCGCGCAATGCGCGGGCGGCGGCGTTCTTCGCCAAGGCCTTTTCGGGGCGCACCGCCAAGAAGATCTACTGGGCGCTGGTCGTCGGCGTCCCCTCGATCGAGGACGGCACGATCGAACTGCCGATCGGCAAGCAGCCGGGCACCGGCGGCGAGAAGATGCATGTCGACGAGGAGAACGGCCAGGCGGCGCGCTCGCGCTACCGGGTGATCGAGCGGGCGGGCAATCGCTGCTGCTGGGTCGAGTTGCAGCCCTTCACGGGCCGCACCCATCAGTTGCGCGTGCACATGGCGGCGATCGGCCATCCGATCGTCGGCGACGGCAAATATGGCGGGGCGGCGGCGTTCCTGACCGGCGGGATCAGCCGCAAGATGCACCTGCATGCGCGCCGCATCCGGGTCGATCACCCGGATGGCGGGCGGATCGACCAGACCGCCGAACTGCCCAGCCACTTCGCCGAGTCGATGAACCAGCTCGGCTTCGACGAGATTCGCGGCGATGTCCTGCCCCATGACGAGGATCGCGGTCCGCCGCCCAAGGATGTGCTGAAGCAGCGGGCCAAGGCGCATGCCAAACAATATCGCAAGGAACGCCGCGGCGAACGGCGGGGCCGGGGCGCGCGCTGATTCAATACTCCCCGGTACGGGGAGGGGACCATGCGAAGCATGGTGGAGGGGGCGAGCCGCAAGGGGACGCCCTGTGTGGAATCCCCCTCCGTCAGGGCTTCGCCCTGCCACCTCCCCGTGCCGGGGAGGATCGTCAGGCGGCCCGCCCCAACAGATGCCGCCCGGTGCCGCGCAGCACCAGCGTCGCCAGCGCATAGCAACCCAGCGCCCCGGCCAACGCGACCGGCAGGATCCACAGGCCCATGACGTCCGGTGCGGCGGGCGGGTCGGTCAGGATGCCGAAGGCTCTGCCCTGGGGTAGCGACCACAGTCCGACATGGGCGGGGAATAGCGGCTTCGTCACCGCGACGGCGGCGAAGCAGAAGGCGAACAGATACAGCAGCATCGCCGCCAGCACCGCACCGAATGCCGCCACGCTGCGCCCCGACCGGACCAGCATCGCGCGGAGCAGGGGCGCGGGGCGATCCTCCGCCAAAGCACCCG
This window harbors:
- the fumC gene encoding class II fumarate hydratase — encoded protein: MTQTRTETDSIGPIEVPGDAYWGAQTERSLENFPFGAREQMPIGIVHALAIVKKAAARINRGHGLAPEKADAIESAAQEVIDGRHDDQFPLVIWQTGSGTQSNMNANEVIAGRANEILTGTRGGKSPVHPNDDVNRGQSSNDTFPTALHVAAALAVTKQLFPALDRLHAALDAKAKEWDTIVKIGRTHLQDATPLTLGQEFSGYVQQLANARDRIEGTLHRNILPLAQGGTAVGTGLNAPNGFAEAIAAEIAEATGLDFVTAPNKFEALASNDGLVDLHGTLNVLAVALTKIANDIRLLGSGPRSGLGELELPANEPGSSIMPGKVNPTQCEMLTMVAAQVIGNNAAVTVGGLQGHLELNVFKPLIGANVLRSIHLLAVGMESFAERTVEGMTVNRDRITELLDRSLMLVTALAPEIGYDNAAKIAKHAHHKGQTLKEAGLELGLVDEATFDRVVRPELMLGR
- a CDS encoding trimeric intracellular cation channel family protein produces the protein MLPEPTAMLPAVMPWLDLAGLAVFAVSGALVAAKHRQTMVTLVFFALITGVGGGTLRDLLIDAPVFWVHDPRVPLVCLMAAIAVWATPERWWRGSALDWFDAVGLAAYAVYGAAKASGYGISPIPAAMLGVVSACVGGIIRDVIAGEPSILMRPELYVTAAALASTSYVILTFLGVPLAGPIAALAGFVLRGAAIHYRIALPAYPAKGWDRE
- a CDS encoding glycine zipper 2TM domain-containing protein, translating into MRKLMLALGCTAMVVPSLVLPATAADAQRRYKYREWRDDRGRVRCRKPDGTTGLVVGGVAGALLGRTIDTRGDRTLGTLGGAAVGALAGREVERGTSNRRCR
- a CDS encoding glycine zipper 2TM domain-containing protein — translated: MHIALLSATIAATAFAAMPVAAQRNGWEARQEYREDVRDARREYREDIRDARKDYRRDTRNARWRNYDYNRFEPGQRGYDPQRYYRDGRFYQPRTLGRNDRIYRGMNGRYYCRRNDGTTGLVIGGLAGGALGNIIAGGGSRLLGTVIGAGGGALLGQQVDRGQVRCR
- the crcB gene encoding fluoride efflux transporter CrcB gives rise to the protein MSPLLLVMLGGALGSGGRYWTGRVLTDALGAGFPFGTLAVNWIGCLAMGLLAGTLARIGGHEGWRLFIGVGVLGGYTTFSAFSLDTITLIERGQGAVALAYVALSVLGSLAALWAGLSLTRIFA
- a CDS encoding RluA family pseudouridine synthase translates to MTDSVRQFTVGYDDDGIRLDRWFKRHLPETSFTTVAKWARTGQLRVDGARATPGDRIIAGQVLRVPPAEPALVENSKPTMRPRNILSEDEEAFAREMVIHKDRDALVLNKPPGLATQGGTKTTTHVDGLLDALQFEAEGRPKLVHRLDKDTSGALLVARNARAAAFFAKAFSGRTAKKIYWALVVGVPSIEDGTIELPIGKQPGTGGEKMHVDEENGQAARSRYRVIERAGNRCCWVELQPFTGRTHQLRVHMAAIGHPIVGDGKYGGAAAFLTGGISRKMHLHARRIRVDHPDGGRIDQTAELPSHFAESMNQLGFDEIRGDVLPHDEDRGPPPKDVLKQRAKAHAKQYRKERRGERRGRGAR